The Bacillota bacterium genome includes a region encoding these proteins:
- a CDS encoding ATP-binding protein — translation MSVRLSVFFVLIAIIPITIVGILSFLNGRQAIEEEAINHLSSVNLYKENAVISWVEKNMRDLVILAQRPLIRVNAAALVLNSDESEIEASSANIRKVHFEILLSNNLDYIELFIMELEEGRVIVSSSLECEGESHLNDLYFIEGQKDTYFHNLYYSDHHETNLITVTTPLLDLDGNIIAVLAAHLRIDELEKLIKQSSELKASEDTYLVNDQHFFITEPLYGSDYILKEQVYTEGVLDALSGNNGVGYYDDYRGEPIIGAYRYIQQFDMALITEIDQQEAYMPIYDLGYKTLGIAFISALIAAVIGIVFSNRMIRPILKLIDGAAEVGKGNLEHQIPVTGRDEIGELTKTFNTMTSDLRETLISKSRMEELVKERTMQVEASNRELEAFSYSVSHDLRTPLRAVDGFSQILIEEHADKLDQEGLRVVGIIRKNIEQMDQLITDLLTFSKATRTDIKSVTFDMTEMVLSIYEECVPPQDKIDLTFLVELLPHAWGDPVLIRQVWLNLIGNAVKFTRTRDDKRIEIGGYSNRYENVYYIKDNGVGFDSRYTHTIFGVFQRLHKSEQFSGTGIGLAIVQRVVERHHGRVWAEGDIDRGAAFYFALPVKEEDSSV, via the coding sequence ATGTCGGTCAGGTTATCAGTATTTTTTGTTTTAATTGCCATTATCCCTATTACTATTGTTGGCATATTATCTTTCTTAAACGGCCGGCAGGCAATCGAAGAAGAAGCAATCAATCATCTATCTTCGGTTAATCTATACAAGGAAAATGCAGTTATTAGCTGGGTTGAAAAAAACATGCGGGATCTTGTTATCCTTGCCCAAAGGCCCCTTATTAGAGTAAATGCTGCGGCTCTTGTTTTGAATTCAGATGAATCGGAAATTGAAGCAAGCAGTGCGAATATCCGAAAAGTTCACTTTGAGATCCTCCTTTCTAATAACCTGGATTACATAGAACTCTTTATAATGGAGTTGGAGGAAGGAAGGGTTATAGTCTCTTCAAGCCTTGAATGTGAAGGAGAATCTCATTTAAATGATCTTTATTTTATCGAAGGACAGAAAGATACCTATTTTCATAACCTCTACTACTCGGACCATCACGAAACAAACCTGATTACAGTAACAACTCCTTTGCTTGACCTGGACGGTAATATTATTGCTGTTTTGGCTGCCCACCTCAGAATCGATGAACTGGAAAAACTGATTAAACAGTCAAGTGAATTAAAAGCCAGCGAGGATACTTACCTTGTTAATGATCAACATTTTTTTATAACAGAGCCTTTGTACGGCAGCGATTATATCCTGAAAGAGCAGGTTTACACAGAGGGGGTATTAGATGCCCTGTCTGGCAATAACGGGGTCGGTTACTATGATGACTATCGTGGAGAGCCTATCATCGGGGCATACCGCTATATACAGCAATTTGACATGGCTTTGATCACTGAGATTGATCAGCAGGAAGCTTATATGCCAATCTACGATCTGGGCTATAAGACTCTTGGTATTGCTTTCATTTCGGCCTTGATCGCTGCGGTTATTGGAATTGTTTTCTCTAACCGGATGATCCGACCCATTTTGAAGCTTATAGATGGTGCGGCTGAAGTTGGTAAAGGCAATCTCGAGCATCAAATTCCTGTAACCGGTAGAGATGAAATCGGTGAATTAACCAAGACCTTTAACACGATGACCTCAGACCTACGGGAAACCCTTATTTCAAAGAGTCGCATGGAAGAGCTGGTCAAGGAGCGGACCATGCAGGTTGAAGCATCAAACCGGGAGCTGGAGGCCTTTTCCTATTCTGTATCACACGACCTGAGAACGCCGCTTCGGGCTGTCGATGGTTTTTCTCAAATTTTGATCGAAGAACATGCAGATAAGCTTGATCAGGAAGGTCTGAGAGTTGTTGGTATAATTCGCAAGAATATTGAGCAGATGGATCAGTTAATTACCGATCTTTTAACTTTTTCTAAGGCAACCAGAACTGATATTAAATCTGTAACTTTTGATATGACGGAGATGGTCCTATCAATTTATGAAGAATGTGTTCCCCCCCAGGATAAGATCGATTTAACTTTCCTGGTCGAATTACTGCCGCATGCCTGGGGTGACCCCGTGCTTATCAGGCAGGTCTGGTTAAACCTGATCGGCAATGCTGTCAAATTTACCAGAACCCGTGATGACAAGAGAATAGAAATAGGGGGTTATTCAAATCGTTATGAAAATGTATACTATATAAAAGATAATGGTGTGGGGTTCGATTCCCGTTATACGCATACCATATTTGGAGTTTTTCAGCGCTTGCATAAAAGTGAGCAATTTTCGGGGACCGGTATAGGCCTGGCTATCGTTCAGCGGGTTGTTGAACGTCATCATGGAAGGGTATGGGCTGAAGGAGATATTGACCGTGGTGCGGCATTTTACTTTGCGTTGCCGGTAAAGGAGGAAGATAGTAGTGTATGA
- a CDS encoding response regulator produces the protein MYDIQDVEILLVEDNPNDAELAIRALKKNKLANKVVQVGDGEEALDFLFGRGKFSDRQIENGPKVIILDLKLPKINGLEVLQEVKSHPILKKIPVVVLTSSSEESDLIESYNLGANSYIVKPVDFDKFTVAVRDLGFYWLLLNEPPKL, from the coding sequence GTGTATGATATTCAGGATGTTGAGATTCTCTTGGTAGAAGATAATCCCAATGATGCAGAACTTGCTATCCGTGCATTAAAGAAGAATAAACTGGCCAACAAGGTCGTCCAAGTGGGAGATGGAGAGGAGGCTCTTGATTTCCTTTTTGGCAGGGGAAAATTTTCGGACAGGCAAATCGAGAATGGGCCGAAAGTAATTATTCTTGATCTGAAGCTGCCCAAGATAAACGGGCTTGAAGTATTGCAGGAGGTCAAGTCGCATCCGATCCTGAAAAAAATACCTGTTGTGGTGTTGACCTCTTCATCTGAAGAGTCGGATCTGATCGAAAGTTACAACCTGGGAGCAAACAGTTATATAGTCAAACCGGTGGATTTTGACAAATTTACTGTAGCAGTGAGGGATCTTGGGTTTTATTGGCTGCTGCTTAACGAACCGCCTAAACTGTAA
- a CDS encoding DUF438 domain-containing protein, translated as MSADSFEKQKKVIKDIILGLHEGLSFEEAKNKLEKEVGSISSLEIAQVEQSLIDDGMSPDEIKKFCNVHTLLFETSLREEMGKEESPGHPVYLFKQENREIEKITAEIKELAGQVEKEDPEDFKDKIKAYLEKLKDVELHYIRKEQLLFPYLERYGFMGPSKVMWGKHNEVRDLFKQAFSAIEQIKDTLSAQKFVEDHLNLLIEEVDGMIFKEENILFPTSLEKLQTDDWVDILKESDQVGYAFIEQPEETSHLVEAMKKAAAEEPAFKENKITWPAGQLTLKQLVHMLNALPVDLTFVDHDDVVRFFTENKDRIFVRTRAIIGRKVENCHPPQSVEAVEKILDAFKDGSRDSAEFWINMKGKMIYIVFYAVRDQHGKYLGTLEVAQDITGVRALEGERRLLDEGT; from the coding sequence ATGAGCGCCGATAGCTTTGAAAAGCAAAAAAAAGTGATCAAGGATATTATCCTCGGGTTGCATGAAGGGTTGAGCTTTGAAGAGGCAAAGAACAAACTGGAGAAAGAAGTGGGCAGTATATCTTCACTCGAAATTGCCCAGGTTGAGCAGTCTTTAATCGACGATGGTATGTCGCCCGATGAAATAAAGAAATTCTGCAACGTTCATACCCTTCTTTTCGAAACATCCCTGAGAGAGGAAATGGGGAAAGAAGAGAGTCCCGGACATCCTGTATATCTCTTTAAACAGGAGAACAGGGAGATTGAAAAGATTACTGCCGAGATAAAAGAGCTGGCCGGTCAGGTTGAAAAAGAAGACCCGGAAGATTTTAAAGATAAGATCAAAGCCTATCTTGAGAAGTTAAAGGATGTAGAACTGCATTACATAAGAAAGGAACAGCTTTTGTTTCCCTATCTTGAAAGATACGGGTTTATGGGGCCTTCAAAGGTAATGTGGGGCAAACACAACGAGGTAAGAGATCTTTTCAAACAGGCCTTTTCCGCCATAGAGCAGATCAAAGATACGCTCAGTGCCCAAAAATTTGTTGAAGATCATCTGAACCTGCTGATTGAAGAAGTTGATGGGATGATTTTCAAGGAGGAGAATATTCTCTTTCCCACCTCGCTTGAAAAGCTGCAGACCGATGACTGGGTTGATATCCTCAAGGAAAGCGATCAGGTCGGATATGCCTTTATAGAACAGCCGGAAGAGACCTCTCACCTGGTGGAAGCGATGAAAAAAGCGGCTGCCGAAGAACCTGCATTCAAAGAGAATAAGATTACCTGGCCTGCGGGTCAGCTGACTCTCAAGCAGCTGGTGCATATGCTAAATGCTTTACCGGTTGATTTAACATTTGTTGATCATGACGATGTGGTCCGTTTCTTCACGGAAAACAAAGATCGTATATTTGTCCGGACCCGCGCCATAATCGGCCGGAAAGTTGAAAACTGTCATCCTCCTCAGAGTGTTGAAGCGGTTGAAAAAATCCTTGATGCCTTTAAAGATGGAAGCCGTGATTCTGCCGAATTCTGGATTAACATGAAAGGCAAGATGATCTATATTGTTTTCTATGCTGTACGCGATCAGCATGGTAAGTATCTCGGTACGCTTGAAGTCGCCCAGGATATAACCGGAGTAAGGGCGCTGGAAGGAGAAAGAAGGTTGCTGGATGAAGGAACTTGA
- a CDS encoding DUF1858 domain-containing protein produces the protein MKELDLKKTVYQLTEQFPELIDVLKELGFAGIAFPAVRKTLGRKMTIPEGSKKQGKDLDQVISHLESLGYKVTGREVD, from the coding sequence ATGAAGGAACTTGATCTGAAGAAAACAGTCTACCAGCTAACTGAACAATTCCCTGAACTGATCGATGTCCTGAAAGAACTCGGTTTTGCCGGAATCGCTTTCCCGGCAGTTCGAAAAACTCTGGGCCGGAAGATGACCATTCCGGAGGGAAGTAAAAAGCAAGGCAAAGACCTCGACCAGGTGATCAGTCATCTTGAAAGCCTGGGCTATAAAGTTACAGGAAGAGAAGTAGATTAG
- a CDS encoding DUF1638 domain-containing protein, giving the protein MKQVMKLFCCKTMMDEIARIKPDDILVEYIEYALHRNPDKLRAELQKRIDREEEADVLVFVYGLCSRGLDGLKARNKTLVIPRVHDCISILLGSRDKYQEEFEASPGTYYLSKGWIDQKADPYQEYEEYVDKYGEENAKWVIEQSYKHYKRLVFIDTKLPELDEYKEYAQKVARFMDVDYIWMQGQGDFFEKLVSGSWEKDFIVVNPGETSRYQDFM; this is encoded by the coding sequence ATGAAACAGGTAATGAAGCTTTTCTGTTGTAAAACAATGATGGATGAAATTGCCAGGATAAAGCCGGATGATATTCTGGTTGAATATATTGAATATGCTCTGCACAGAAACCCGGACAAACTTCGTGCGGAGCTGCAGAAAAGGATAGATCGGGAAGAAGAGGCAGATGTCCTTGTTTTTGTATACGGTTTATGTTCACGTGGCCTTGATGGCTTAAAAGCGCGAAATAAAACCCTGGTTATACCGCGGGTTCATGACTGCATCAGCATTCTGCTCGGTTCACGGGATAAATATCAGGAGGAGTTTGAAGCATCGCCCGGGACATACTACCTGAGCAAGGGTTGGATCGACCAGAAGGCCGACCCGTACCAGGAATATGAAGAATACGTCGATAAATACGGTGAGGAAAACGCCAAGTGGGTTATTGAGCAGTCCTATAAGCATTATAAGAGATTGGTCTTTATCGATACAAAATTACCGGAACTGGATGAGTATAAGGAGTATGCCCAAAAAGTTGCCAGGTTTATGGATGTTGATTATATCTGGATGCAGGGGCAGGGCGACTTCTTCGAAAAACTGGTTTCCGGATCATGGGAGAAGGACTTTATTGTTGTAAACCCGGGAGAGACCTCCAGATACCAGGATTTTATGTAG
- a CDS encoding ATP-binding protein, whose translation MAITDSKRFLKQLIAINELLLQQSSSEIDYKMLSDGLLVLSGAKYVLLIIPEDDGKVAHVAAVSGSGDGIDKITEILDSPLMGMKWKVGQFWGAASREKNKLTSYDDLEEVSSGVVTKEIETLIKNTLGVESFFSLAVTGDKEEILADVVLAMPPGEDLANPEAIELFAGQLGMLLMRLKAEMALKKSEQEKATVLNSLEEQVLYLDPQFRIIWANPAATRTHNMELDEFLGRKCYEVWHDYSKPCPYCPVEKAINTGKIQIGETHAADGRVWKTTGVPVFDDSGELIGLVDTSMEITDLKKAEKELKKLNLTLEKKVAERTAELERVVKELDAFAYSVSHDLRAPLRSIDGFSQILIEDYRLLLDDEGKKYLEKISQASQRMGRLIDDLLKLSRVSRQELNHKTVDLSELVKQELENVREKIDLKEVETVIEPGLKVTGDLELLRIAVNNLIDNALKFSSQKKKPYIKFGLNDSEGKNTFYIRDNGAGFDMKYVDKLFTAFQRLHSPEEYPGSGIGLSIVSRILSRHGGEIWAEGKVGEGATFYFSLPGDADKSSGC comes from the coding sequence ATGGCAATAACTGACAGCAAAAGATTTCTTAAACAACTGATTGCCATTAATGAACTGCTCTTACAACAATCATCCAGTGAGATAGATTATAAGATGCTCTCTGATGGTTTGCTTGTCCTTTCAGGGGCAAAATATGTATTGCTGATTATCCCTGAAGATGACGGGAAAGTAGCTCACGTAGCTGCCGTTTCGGGATCAGGTGATGGTATAGATAAAATTACAGAAATTTTGGACAGTCCACTGATGGGTATGAAATGGAAAGTTGGCCAATTTTGGGGGGCGGCTAGTAGAGAAAAGAATAAGTTAACAAGCTATGATGACCTCGAGGAAGTCAGCAGTGGGGTTGTTACAAAGGAAATTGAAACACTTATTAAAAATACTCTTGGTGTCGAAAGCTTTTTCAGTCTGGCTGTGACCGGCGATAAGGAAGAGATATTGGCAGATGTTGTTCTTGCCATGCCACCGGGCGAGGATTTGGCTAACCCGGAAGCAATCGAGCTATTTGCCGGACAGCTTGGAATGCTTCTGATGCGATTAAAAGCTGAGATGGCCCTTAAAAAGAGTGAACAAGAGAAGGCAACAGTGTTGAATAGCCTGGAAGAACAGGTCCTCTACCTGGATCCCCAGTTTCGGATTATCTGGGCCAATCCGGCGGCAACCAGGACACATAATATGGAGCTGGATGAATTTCTTGGCCGGAAATGCTACGAAGTTTGGCACGATTATTCTAAACCCTGCCCTTACTGTCCGGTTGAAAAAGCTATCAATACAGGCAAAATCCAGATTGGAGAAACTCACGCTGCCGATGGCCGGGTATGGAAAACGACCGGGGTTCCAGTGTTTGACGATAGCGGCGAGTTAATTGGCCTTGTTGATACATCGATGGAAATAACTGACCTTAAAAAAGCTGAAAAAGAGTTAAAAAAATTAAATTTAACCTTAGAAAAAAAAGTTGCTGAGCGTACTGCCGAGCTGGAAAGAGTAGTGAAAGAACTTGATGCTTTTGCCTATTCCGTGTCTCATGACCTGCGGGCCCCATTGCGCAGCATTGACGGTTTCAGCCAGATTCTTATCGAAGATTACAGACTATTGCTGGATGATGAAGGTAAGAAGTATCTCGAAAAAATATCACAGGCCAGCCAGAGAATGGGTAGGCTTATTGATGATTTGCTTAAGCTTTCCAGGGTTTCCAGGCAGGAACTTAATCATAAAACTGTTGATCTGAGTGAACTGGTCAAACAAGAGCTCGAAAATGTTAGGGAGAAAATTGATTTGAAAGAAGTTGAAACTGTAATTGAGCCGGGGTTGAAGGTAACCGGTGATTTAGAACTACTGAGGATAGCTGTCAATAACCTTATTGATAATGCTCTCAAATTCTCCTCTCAGAAAAAAAAGCCGTATATCAAATTTGGTCTTAATGATTCTGAGGGTAAAAATACTTTTTATATCAGGGATAACGGGGCAGGATTTGACATGAAGTACGTGGATAAATTATTTACTGCTTTTCAGAGGTTGCACTCTCCGGAGGAATATCCCGGTTCTGGGATCGGACTGAGTATAGTATCGCGAATACTTTCCAGGCATGGCGGTGAAATTTGGGCAGAAGGCAAGGTTGGCGAAGGCGCAACTTTTTACTTTTCATTACCCGGGGATGCCGATAAATCGAGTGGTTGTTAA
- a CDS encoding HAD family hydrolase: MAKRYCNILFDLDGTLTDSAPGVARSVQYALKKFKISAELGDLIPFIGPPLQHSFQNHYGFSEEEAKKAVAFYREYYREKGIYENKVYTGIAELLAELKNREVSLYLATSKPTFFAGQVLANFDLTKFFKGITGSNLDGTRVDKTEVITHVITENKLATEKTLMVGDREHDIIGARNCNIDSAAVAYGYGTEEELTAARPTYLVKSVREFKNLLLNLTC; the protein is encoded by the coding sequence ATGGCAAAAAGATACTGTAATATCCTATTCGATCTTGACGGCACGCTCACCGACTCGGCTCCGGGTGTCGCCCGTTCGGTACAATATGCCTTAAAAAAGTTTAAGATCTCCGCAGAGTTGGGCGATTTGATCCCTTTCATCGGCCCTCCCCTTCAGCACTCTTTTCAAAACCATTACGGCTTCAGTGAAGAAGAGGCTAAAAAAGCAGTCGCTTTTTACCGGGAATATTACAGGGAAAAAGGAATTTATGAAAACAAGGTTTATACTGGTATTGCAGAATTGCTAGCAGAGTTAAAAAATCGGGAAGTTTCATTATATCTGGCCACATCTAAACCGACCTTTTTCGCCGGGCAGGTTTTAGCAAATTTCGATCTCACCAAATTCTTTAAAGGAATAACCGGAAGTAATCTGGATGGCACAAGAGTAGATAAAACTGAAGTGATCACCCATGTGATAACAGAAAATAAGCTGGCGACGGAAAAAACTTTGATGGTCGGAGATCGGGAACATGATATTATCGGTGCCCGAAACTGTAATATCGATTCAGCTGCTGTTGCCTACGGATACGGCACTGAAGAGGAACTTACCGCTGCCAGGCCGACCTATCTCGTTAAGAGTGTCCGGGAATTTAAAAACCTGCTGCTAAACCTGACCTGTTAA
- a CDS encoding MATE family efflux transporter translates to MRNNAALMGEDSIVRLLIRFSVPAITGMLVMATYNIVDTIFVGMLGSEAIAALSIAFPFQMLLGAVAIGTGVGAASLISRALGANQQDLARRVVGQVIGLSLLFGLIIAFLGLFSLEPILVLFGATPDIIGLTGEYVSVITTGSVMFFLIMGLNNMVRGVGHPTLSMKVMIISAIINIILDPIFIFVFGMGVRGAAVATVLAKVVGVGIMLHFFLRGSEEVRIDLACLRPHWDTIKKIYVIGFPAMILQVSTNISLVIANNILAAYGHLPIAALGLIFRLFMFALMPVIGIAQGLLPIIGFNFGAGKMERIREAIIKGSAAATVLVTIFGILYFTIPHVFLSIFTRETELIELGGQALRTMVVMFPVIGAQVVFTTYFQAAGRGLPSLLLSILREVIFFIPFLLVLSAIYGLDGVWISRPVSDLLAFLVTLMLISRELKKRGIPLFKTAVSP, encoded by the coding sequence ATGCGCAATAATGCAGCTTTAATGGGTGAAGATAGCATAGTCAGGTTGCTGATCCGCTTTTCCGTCCCGGCTATAACCGGGATGCTTGTAATGGCTACTTACAACATAGTTGATACCATATTTGTCGGTATGCTGGGCAGCGAGGCGATCGCTGCTCTTTCTATTGCCTTTCCCTTTCAGATGCTGCTTGGCGCTGTGGCAATAGGCACCGGGGTTGGGGCAGCGTCGCTTATTTCAAGAGCGCTGGGGGCTAATCAGCAAGATCTGGCCCGTCGGGTAGTCGGTCAGGTAATCGGTCTTTCTCTTCTGTTTGGTCTTATTATTGCATTCCTCGGTTTATTTTCGCTGGAGCCGATTCTTGTTCTCTTCGGGGCAACTCCCGATATTATCGGTTTAACCGGAGAGTATGTCAGTGTGATAACAACCGGTTCGGTTATGTTCTTTTTGATCATGGGTCTCAATAACATGGTCAGGGGTGTGGGGCATCCCACCCTTTCAATGAAGGTTATGATCATATCGGCGATTATCAACATAATCCTTGATCCGATTTTCATCTTTGTCTTCGGTATGGGTGTCCGGGGCGCTGCTGTGGCAACAGTGTTGGCCAAGGTTGTTGGTGTGGGTATCATGCTGCACTTCTTTCTCAGGGGTAGTGAAGAAGTTAGAATTGATCTGGCCTGCCTGAGGCCCCACTGGGATACGATTAAGAAAATCTATGTGATCGGATTTCCAGCTATGATTCTCCAGGTTTCCACAAACATTTCACTGGTTATTGCCAATAATATACTTGCTGCTTACGGACATTTACCTATTGCTGCCCTGGGTCTGATTTTCCGGTTATTTATGTTTGCCCTTATGCCGGTAATCGGAATAGCACAGGGCTTGCTGCCGATTATCGGGTTCAATTTTGGTGCAGGAAAGATGGAGAGGATACGGGAAGCAATCATCAAGGGTTCGGCTGCTGCAACTGTGCTTGTAACAATATTCGGCATATTATATTTTACAATTCCCCATGTTTTCCTGAGCATTTTTACGCGGGAAACTGAACTTATTGAACTGGGTGGGCAGGCTTTAAGAACGATGGTCGTCATGTTTCCGGTTATCGGGGCGCAGGTGGTGTTTACGACTTATTTTCAGGCTGCGGGCAGGGGATTACCTTCACTTCTACTTTCCATCCTGCGGGAAGTGATTTTCTTTATACCCTTTTTATTGGTTCTTTCCGCAATTTACGGGCTTGATGGCGTCTGGATTTCCCGCCCGGTAAGTGATCTTCTTGCTTTCCTGGTAACCTTAATGCTGATTAGCAGAGAATTGAAAAAGCGCGGAATCCCGCTGTTTAAAACAGCTGTTTCACCATAA
- a CDS encoding PilZ domain-containing protein — translation MVDEIRLEEAFSPGAIVTCEVVVKKGLIKKYETSVDDIEKEYLVLKSPVSNNTPVEFEEGQELTLRRKEDKKKQAYVTNVFVIENRAGQVPLLVCSKPREIGKTSLRRYSRFNVELPCSYVTGKISAKGQLNNLSLTGCRLEVSPGPHISKGVLMDLNITLPGEQKISFRAEVVRIYETADEAIIDIALEIREITSEMQDKLRTFLFGQQLMQ, via the coding sequence GTGGTCGATGAAATTCGGCTTGAAGAGGCTTTTAGTCCCGGCGCCATTGTTACCTGCGAGGTTGTAGTAAAAAAAGGCCTGATCAAGAAATACGAAACCAGTGTTGATGATATTGAAAAAGAATATCTGGTGCTGAAGTCGCCGGTTTCCAACAATACTCCCGTTGAGTTTGAAGAAGGTCAGGAGCTTACCCTGCGACGTAAGGAAGATAAGAAGAAACAAGCCTATGTTACAAATGTCTTTGTTATTGAGAACCGTGCCGGCCAGGTTCCCCTCCTTGTTTGTAGCAAACCACGCGAGATAGGGAAAACATCCCTGCGGCGTTATTCACGTTTTAATGTCGAGCTTCCCTGTTCATATGTAACGGGAAAAATATCGGCAAAAGGGCAGTTGAATAATCTTTCGCTCACCGGTTGTCGGCTAGAAGTCAGCCCGGGTCCGCATATCAGCAAAGGTGTCTTGATGGATCTGAATATTACTTTACCTGGTGAGCAGAAAATTTCTTTCCGGGCTGAAGTTGTCAGAATTTATGAAACCGCTGATGAAGCCATTATTGACATTGCCCTTGAAATTCGTGAAATTACCTCTGAGATGCAGGATAAGCTTCGAACATTTTTGTTCGGGCAGCAGTTGATGCAGTAA
- a CDS encoding Glu/Leu/Phe/Val dehydrogenase dimerization domain-containing protein — protein MADEVKKTRGYRLLNCEQSSRVHFDKAANRLGLDEQMRNWLRIPLREIRVHLPVVRDDGNLCVLEGYRVQHNNARGPFKGGIRYHSEVSMEDIRGLAAWMTWKTALLDLPYGGAKGGVTCDPKQLSLAELERITRKYTQAIGFDIGPHQDIPAPDVNTDENVMAWIMDEYSKIHGYSPAVVTGKPVDLGGLAIRKEATGLGASFIVEKWAKDNGMKMNETTAVIQGFGNVGHNLAFCLQDMGCRVIAVSDTGAGVVNRDGLDIDAVFEHKEKTGSVAGCPGVETVDRENIFGLECDFLIPSALQNAIHGGNYRNVRAKVIFEAANGPTCPVIEPRLIRKGIPVVPDILVNSGGVVVSYFEWVQNLQQFNWDEDKVYNELKKKMIDAYDAVFGKAEEEKCSLRTAAYMIAIAKVAATARTRGIY, from the coding sequence ATGGCTGACGAGGTAAAGAAAACCCGGGGATACAGGCTGCTAAACTGCGAGCAATCATCACGCGTCCATTTTGATAAAGCTGCAAATAGATTGGGATTGGATGAACAGATGCGCAACTGGCTTAGAATTCCGCTGCGTGAAATAAGGGTGCACCTGCCGGTGGTCAGGGATGATGGCAATCTCTGTGTTCTTGAAGGATACCGGGTTCAGCATAATAATGCCCGGGGACCCTTTAAAGGGGGTATCCGCTATCACTCTGAAGTCTCCATGGAAGATATCCGTGGGCTTGCTGCCTGGATGACCTGGAAAACTGCACTGCTCGATCTGCCCTACGGCGGAGCCAAAGGTGGGGTAACCTGTGACCCAAAACAGTTATCTTTGGCAGAGCTTGAAAGGATAACCCGGAAATATACCCAGGCCATTGGATTTGATATAGGCCCACATCAGGATATACCTGCGCCGGATGTTAATACCGATGAAAATGTGATGGCCTGGATAATGGATGAGTATAGTAAAATACATGGCTATTCACCGGCGGTAGTTACCGGTAAACCGGTTGATCTTGGTGGATTAGCCATCCGCAAGGAGGCCACCGGACTGGGAGCTTCCTTTATTGTTGAAAAGTGGGCTAAAGATAACGGCATGAAGATGAATGAAACGACCGCGGTAATTCAGGGATTCGGTAATGTTGGCCACAACCTGGCTTTTTGCTTGCAGGATATGGGGTGCCGGGTTATTGCTGTTTCTGACACCGGGGCCGGGGTAGTCAACAGAGATGGGCTCGATATTGATGCAGTCTTTGAACATAAGGAGAAAACCGGTTCTGTTGCCGGATGTCCGGGAGTTGAAACGGTTGATCGAGAAAATATCTTTGGTCTGGAATGTGATTTTTTAATTCCCTCTGCGCTGCAGAATGCTATACATGGTGGCAATTACCGGAATGTGAGGGCCAAAGTTATCTTTGAAGCGGCAAACGGCCCTACCTGCCCGGTGATCGAACCGAGGTTAATCAGGAAAGGTATACCTGTTGTTCCGGATATCCTGGTCAATAGCGGCGGAGTGGTAGTTTCCTACTTCGAATGGGTCCAAAATCTACAGCAGTTCAACTGGGATGAAGATAAAGTCTACAACGAGCTGAAGAAAAAGATGATCGATGCTTACGATGCAGTTTTCGGTAAAGCTGAGGAAGAAAAGTGCTCACTTCGTACGGCCGCCTACATGATTGCTATCGCGAAAGTGGCTGCAACAGCCCGGACACGCGGCATCTACTAA